A stretch of DNA from Streptococcus sp. NPS 308:
CAAGTTAATTCCGACAGGAGAACATGGACAACTGACTCCGGCAGACCGAGAACGTGCTATGAATAGTTACAACGCTCCTGACAGTGTCAACCAAATAAACTGGGATTTGATCAATGAAAGACAAGAAAGCATTGACTTTGTGCGTCAGATTATTCGACTGAAAACACAAACTAGCGCCTTTTCTTATCCTACATACGAGGAAGTTTACCGTCATGTCTTTGTCCACACGGCTGCAGAAAATAGCGGATGGATTGTTTACGAGATTCACGGGGGACCAGAACATCTATTGGTCGTATTCAATGCCAAGGGAACTTCCTTCTACTTTGAAAATGCAGGAAATCTAGAAATGCTTGTGACAAATAGTCGTTCAAAGGAGTCGAATGTAATCGACAATACTAGTGTCGCAGTGCTAAAAGTACTCTCTTAAATTCATAAACTAAAAAGGGTTAGATTGTCTAATCCTTTTTGTTATGTATAAGTTTTTAATGAGGAGTAGAATTAAGTGTCAAACTATTTGAAGAATCAAGTTTGTGAAAAAAATCTCAAAATTTTCACAAAAAGGGTTGTAATTTTCTGAAAATTTGTTAAAATAAGTTTTAATCATTTTCAGGAGGAAACGGATTTGACAAACTATCAGAATTTAGTAAACGGAAATTGGAAATCATCAGAGAATGAAATTACAACCTACTCTCCTATTAATCAGGAGAAGCTTGGTACTGTACCAGCTATGAGTCAGGCAGAAGTTGATGAAGTGATGAAAGCTGGTCGAGCAGCGCTATCTGCTTGGCGTGATTTGGCACCCGTAGAACGTGCGTCCTATCTGCATAAGACGGCAGATATTTTAGAACGTGACAAAGAAGTAATTGGAACGATACTTGCCAAAGAGGTGGCAAAGGGAATTCAGGCAGCTATAGGAGAAGTAGTCCGTACAGCTGATTTGATTAGATATACTGCTGAAGAAGGATTACGTATCACTGGTCAAGCCATGGAAGGTGGTGGCTTTGAAGCTGCAAGTAAAAATAAAATGTCCATTGTACGCCGGGAACCCGTTGGTATCGTACTTGCCATTGCTCCATTTAATTATCCTGTAAATTTATCTGCATCAAAGATTGCTCCAGCTTTGATTACAGGAAATGTCGTTCTGTTTAAGCCACCAACACAAGGATCAATATCAGGTCTCTTATTGGCCAAGGCTTTTGATGAAGCAGGTATTCCAGCTGGAGTATTGAATACCATTACTGGACGAGGTTCTGAGATTGGAGATTACATTATTGAACACAAAGAAGTGAACTTTATCAACTTTACGGGTTCAACACCAATTGGTGAGCGAATCGGTCGCCTGGCTGGTATGCGGCCTATCATGCTTGAACTTGGTGGAAAAGACGCAGCTATTGTATTAGAAGATGCTGATTTGGAACATGCAGCCAAGCAAATCGTAGCTGGTGCCTTTAGTTATTCAGGGCAACGTTGTACAGCTATCAAGCGTGTATTGGTCGTTGATAGTGTAGCAGACAAATTAGCAGACTTACTCCAGGCTGAAGTTGCAAAACTAACAGTTGGTAATCCTTTTGACAATGCTGATATCACTCCTGTTATTGATAATGCTTCAGCTGATTTCATCTGGGGATTGATTGAAGATGCTCAGGAAAAAGGAGCCAAAGCGCTTAGCCCAATCAAACGTGAGAATAATCTCATTTGGCCAGGACTTTTTGATTATGTCACAAGAGATATGAAATTAGCCTGGGAAGAACCATTTGGACCCGTTTTACCGATTATTCGTGTCGCAGATGTAGAAGAAGCGATTGCCATTGCAAATCAATCTGAGTTTGGACTTCAGTCATCTGTATTTACAAATGATTTTAAAAAAGCTTTTGAAATTGCTGAAAAACTTGAAGTGGGAACAGTTCACATCAATAATAAAACACAACGAGGACCAGATAACTTCCCATTTCTCGGTGTAAAAGGATCCGGTGCAGGGGTTCAAGGTATCAGATATAGTATAGAAGCCATGACAAATGTTAAATCTATTGTTTT
This window harbors:
- a CDS encoding NADP-dependent glyceraldehyde-3-phosphate dehydrogenase, with translation MTNYQNLVNGNWKSSENEITTYSPINQEKLGTVPAMSQAEVDEVMKAGRAALSAWRDLAPVERASYLHKTADILERDKEVIGTILAKEVAKGIQAAIGEVVRTADLIRYTAEEGLRITGQAMEGGGFEAASKNKMSIVRREPVGIVLAIAPFNYPVNLSASKIAPALITGNVVLFKPPTQGSISGLLLAKAFDEAGIPAGVLNTITGRGSEIGDYIIEHKEVNFINFTGSTPIGERIGRLAGMRPIMLELGGKDAAIVLEDADLEHAAKQIVAGAFSYSGQRCTAIKRVLVVDSVADKLADLLQAEVAKLTVGNPFDNADITPVIDNASADFIWGLIEDAQEKGAKALSPIKRENNLIWPGLFDYVTRDMKLAWEEPFGPVLPIIRVADVEEAIAIANQSEFGLQSSVFTNDFKKAFEIAEKLEVGTVHINNKTQRGPDNFPFLGVKGSGAGVQGIRYSIEAMTNVKSIVFDLI